Proteins from a genomic interval of Chroococcidiopsis thermalis PCC 7203:
- a CDS encoding ABC transporter ATP-binding protein, with amino-acid sequence MSAAVSLQNVYKSYNNISVVNDLSFTIQPGEIFGLLGPNGAGKSTTIRMLTTLTKPTQGQVEVAGFDLLRQSILVKQYIGVVLQQTSVDNDLSVWENMELHGRLHHIPNPQRQQRIGQWLKYVELADRRDSLVKTLSGGMKRRLQIARALLHQPQILFLDEPTVGLDPQTRRRLWEIILDLNKQGMTILLTTHYMEEVEYLCNRIGIMDGGKLISLGTLSQLRSQYGEGLVMKQVEERWEYLFFPTLEDANTFINQQPNKTGMMARSSNLEDIFVELTGRRLD; translated from the coding sequence ATGTCTGCTGCTGTCTCGCTGCAAAACGTTTACAAGTCATACAACAACATTTCAGTTGTCAACGACCTTTCTTTTACTATCCAACCAGGGGAGATTTTTGGTTTACTCGGACCCAATGGTGCTGGTAAGTCAACTACGATTCGGATGTTAACAACGCTGACCAAACCAACCCAGGGTCAAGTTGAAGTAGCAGGATTCGATCTCTTGCGTCAATCCATACTGGTGAAGCAGTACATTGGCGTAGTCTTGCAGCAAACCAGCGTCGATAACGATCTCTCGGTTTGGGAGAATATGGAACTACACGGACGATTGCATCACATTCCCAATCCTCAGCGCCAGCAGCGGATCGGTCAATGGCTGAAATATGTAGAGTTAGCAGACCGTCGCGATAGTTTAGTCAAAACTCTCTCAGGAGGAATGAAGCGGCGCTTGCAGATTGCCAGAGCTTTGTTACACCAACCACAGATTTTATTTTTAGATGAACCAACCGTAGGACTAGACCCTCAAACTAGGCGGCGCTTATGGGAAATTATTCTCGATCTCAACAAGCAGGGAATGACGATACTGCTAACCACACACTACATGGAGGAAGTCGAATATTTGTGTAACCGCATTGGAATTATGGACGGTGGCAAGCTGATTTCCTTGGGAACTTTATCACAACTGCGATCGCAGTATGGTGAAGGGTTAGTGATGAAGCAAGTCGAAGAACGCTGGGAATATCTATTCTTCCCCACCTTAGAAGATGCCAACACCTTTATTAACCAACAACCAAACAAAACTGGAATGATGGCGCGATCTTCTAACCTCGAAGATATCTTCGTCGAACTCACAGGACGTAGGCTGGATTAG